In Microbacterium sp. ABRD28, the genomic stretch GCTCGACTTCCTCGCCTACCTGTGGGCGCTGGATCGGATGGATGTCGCCGACGTCGCTCCCGAGCTTCTCGACCGCGCGAGAGCGATCACCGCTGAGGCGATGCACCACGTCGATCTCGTCGTCGTCCTCCCTCTCGCTGCCGACGACGTCGACGGACCGGCCCCTGACGAGGACGGAGAGTACGCCGAGCTTCGCGAGATGATGAACGACATCCTTCTCGACCTCGTCGACGATGAAGACCTGGTCGGTCCGCGCGCTCGCACCGTCGAGATCGGCGGCGCGCGCGAAGCGCGACTCGCGGCACTCACCGACGCTGTCGACCGGTTCGGTCGTTGACCGAGGAGCGCAGCGACGAGACGAAACGCGGTGGGATGTCGTTTCCTCTCGCTGCGCTCGCTCAACCACCGGCTCGGGCGGTGACGCCTGCAAGCATGGTCGTGTGCCGGCATCCGACTACATCCAGTCCCTCCGCTCCCGGATCGGTCACGATCTTCTGCTCCTGCCGGGCGTCACCGCCGTCATCCGAGATGGCGAACGGATGCTGCTGGTCCGGCACGCCCACTCGGGAACCTGGAGCCTCGTCGGCGGGGCCGTCGAACCCGGTGAGGAGCCTCTCGAGGCCGTCATGAGGGAGGTGCGCGAAGAGCTCGACGCCGAGATCGACGTGACGGGCATCGTCGGCGTGTACGGCGGTGAGCCGCTGATGGTCACCTACCCCAACGGCGACCGGGTGGGGTATGTGACGACCGCCTACGAGTGCGTGCTGCGGACGCCGCCGACCCCGGACGGCGTCGAGCTGGTCGAGATCGGATGGTTCGCGCGACGCGACATCGCTTCCCTCGACCGCCGCGGCTGGATCGACCGGGTG encodes the following:
- a CDS encoding AAA family ATPase: MRIVVSGTHAAGKSTLISDFVERHPAFVVFSDPFDLIDERWDGPHPAAFAAQLRMAADRLRHPEAADLIAERGPLDFLAYLWALDRMDVADVAPELLDRARAITAEAMHHVDLVVVLPLAADDVDGPAPDEDGEYAELREMMNDILLDLVDDEDLVGPRARTVEIGGAREARLAALTDAVDRFGR
- a CDS encoding NUDIX domain-containing protein codes for the protein MPASDYIQSLRSRIGHDLLLLPGVTAVIRDGERMLLVRHAHSGTWSLVGGAVEPGEEPLEAVMREVREELDAEIDVTGIVGVYGGEPLMVTYPNGDRVGYVTTAYECVLRTPPTPDGVELVEIGWFARRDIASLDRRGWIDRVLADVRG